AGGAAAAGCACTTCCGCTGTAGCAGCCTCTTCTTTGTTTGATGCCCCGGCCGTTATCTTCCAGAGCAAAGGAGGAGTTTGTCCCACCATCGCTAAAGAGAAGGCACCAAAAGAAGGTACCTTTATGCAACCTAGCCACTCCCACTCCAACCTCGGTATGCGACCTATTTCTAAGCACCGACAAGGTTTTGTTATCTCTGAAGAGAATGTCTGAGAAAGCGACTTCTGGTGCTACATACTTAGAGCTGCAGCCGAGGATATGGCCTGTTATGGCTCCAAAAGTTGGAAGTTCTACACCACAGTTTGGGGCAAAAACCTGAGTGAAGTCGTCTTCAGGGGGTTCGCAGCCGAGAGTGTTGTTGACATTGCAATTCCCCTCGCAGAACTCAACATACTGGAGAGCCATGCAACCAAGGCCAGGATTCTCATTTAGGTTGGTGAGTTTTTGGGATGTTCTGTTCCGGTTCAAGATGCTCACCATTTCATGAGCTGGATTTCCTGCAACCATTCTAAAACTTAGTCCCGCCTAAGAGTTGTAAGCGAAATCATAGAAAGGCTGACCAAATGCTGAACGAGAAATCCAACTCCATATTCGCATATGTAGTGACTTTACANAATGATGGTGGTGGTATTGGTGGTAGTGGAGTTGTTACCACTGTGCTAAGCATGCTTCTGACAGGGGGAAGTGCAATTGGGGGATTAAGACAGGTACAATCCTTTCTTACTCTATTGTGTTGATACAGGTTGgtaatttttcttaaatctaTTTTGATCTGTTTTGACAGGAGCCTCAGCTAACTGCTTGTCAACCATTCGATGTCTATGCAAAGCCTTTCATTCTCTAGTAAAGACGACTCACTTTTATGTATAGCGAGTGCGATTAAATTCTGTCCATTTAACCAgttgttactatttttttctttccaaagaataaaggaaaacattgatttggtGCTTCATTAACACAAAATGTGCCATATTCTTTAGTCCTTCCAAACAACAAGCAATGGTTTGCCTTTGAGAATCAACTCGTAAGGTGTTGCTTAAATAGACAGGAGGAAGACAAGAGAATTCCCAGAAAGCTGTTGAGAAGGCGCATGCAAATCATGTGTGCATTGCTACAAGGAAAAGCACTTCCGCTGTAGCAGCCTCTTCTTTGTTTGATGCCCCGGCCGTTATCTTCCAGAGCAAAGGAGGAGTTTGTCCCACCATCGCTAAAGAGAAGGCACCAAAAGAAGGTACCTTTATGCAACCTAGCCACTCCCACTCCAACCTCGGTGTGCGACCTATTTCTAAGCACCGACAAGGTTTTGTTATCTCTGAAGAGAATGTCTGAGAAAGCGACTTCTGGTGCTACATACTTAGAGCTGCAGCCGAGGATATGGCCTGTTATGGCTCCAAAAGTGGGAAGTTCTACACCACAGTTTGGGGCAAAAACCTGAGTGAAGTCGTCTTCAGGGGGTTCGCAGCCGAGAGTGTTGTTGACATTGCAATTCCCCTCGCAGAACTCAACATACTGGAGAGCCATGCAACCAAGGCCAGGATTCTCATTTAGGTTGGTGAGTTTTTGGGATGTTCTGTTCCGGTTCAAGATGCTCACCATTTCATGAGCTGGATTTCCTGCAACCATTCTAAAACTTAGTCCCGCCTAAGAGTTGTAAGCGAAATCATAGAAAGGCTGACCAAATGCTGAACGAGAAATCCAACTCCATATTCGCATATGTAGTGACTTTAcacattgaagaagaaaagaatatacCGTGAAATTTGGAGCTAGCTAGCTCTGAGAGTGAGAGAAACAGTAAAATCGACTCCAGAAGGCTAACTTTGTTCTTCATCTCGCGGATTtcagggaaaaagaaaaaaaaaaaaaaaaagaggaacgaaattattattgtttttgaaagaaaaaaaaaggtagatgAGCTTGATGGAGATGGAGCTGGAGCTTGCTGGTCCCCTCCTTTGTGATATTATTTCTTTtagtggaaaaaaataaatgccgtgagaaaaaagaaaaaaaaacggcaATGGGCTTTTTGATGTTGGGCTCCAACCAATGTAATTgaatgaagaaagaaggaaagtaCGTGACTTGAATTTCATTTACTTCATTAAATGGGCGGCATTGGGGGCCGGTGGAGGTAGGCCGATAACATTGATGTCTGAACAGAGAGAGGTAAAAGCCAAATTTTGGCAAGTCATACTCTTCAATAATCATCAATCAATGCGCCCATTGGCTCCTCTCCTTACGTatttgaactttgaagtttgaggtttcttccttttcttaaaataattattgCTGCAACATTTCTAATGTGGTAAAGAGGGCCCCATCACCATGTGCTTCTTCGCAGTATCCCACATGGACATGGTGGTAATGCCTCTATATTTCTATATTATGTCACATTCTAAACAAGAACTGCACTTCACAAGTATCTCCAAAACTGCAGTTTCCTCCAACATTTCTTCGACAGCAGACTAGCTCAAGTACCTTTTGATGGCGTCGAAGCCCGGAGCTCTGACGGAGTGGCCATGGAGTCCCCTTGGTAGCTTCAAGTACCTCTTGGTGGCCCCGTTTGTGATGGCGAGCATGCACTCGTACGTGACTGTTGCGGATGAGGAGAAAGACTTCAGCAGACTGATGATAGTCGCGTTGATGCTGTGGCGAATAGTTCACAGCCAGATATGGATCAGTGTGTCGCGCCAGAGGACGGCTAAGGGAACGAGGAAAATCGTGGACAAGCCCATTGAGTTTGAGCAAGTGGACCGAGAGCGCACTTGGGATGACCAAATCATCTTCAACACTCTCCTCATGTATCTCGCCAACATCAAGCTCCCAGGCGCCTCCCATCTTCCTCTGTGGAGACTAGACGGAGCCCTCCTCATGGCTCTGCTTCACGCTGGTCCTGTCGAGTTTCTCTACTACTGGTTCCACAGAGCTTTACACCACCACTTCCTCTACTCTCGCTATCATTCTCACCACCACTCCTCTATTGTCACCGAGCCCATCACGTGTACGTACCTTCATCCACCGTTTTTCTATCTTCTATTAATTTCTCTAATCTATAGATACATCCATAAATATCTTAAATCAAACTTGGCAGCTGTGGTGCACCCCTTCGCCGAGCACATCGCCTACTCACTACTCTTTGCCATACCCATGGTAACAGCGTCCCTGTGTGGGATCCTCTCCATTGTTCCCATCATTGGATACATGACTTACATTGACTTCATGAACAACATGGGACACTGCAACTTCGAACTTTTCCCTAAGCGTCTCTTTCACCTCTTCCCTCCCCTCAAGTTCCTATGCTACACCCCCTCGTACGTCCTTTGTAAAGCACTactatttatttagattttgaatACTGtgtatgcatgcatatataacATGGCATCAAATACGTTGAAGGTTCCACTCGCTCCACCACACGCAGTTCCGGACCAACTACTCTCTGTTCATGCCGATATACGACTACATCTACGGGACAACTGATAAGTTGAGCGAGTCACTATACGAGAGGTCCTTGGAGAGAGAGGAGGACTCACCCGACGTCATCTACCTCACTCACCTCACCACACACGACTCCATCTACCAAATGCGCCTTGGCTTCCCTTCCCTCTCCTCTTTCCCCTTGTGGAATCGATCCCCATGGTATCTCACATGCTTCATGTGGCCCTTCACTCTCCTATGCTCATTTGTTCTCACTTCCGCTCTCTCCTCGCGCACCTTTGTCTTTGAGCGAAACCGTCTCCGTCACCTCACCCTTCACTCTCACCTCCTTCCCAAGTATTCCTTTCACGTAAGcattttactctctctctctctctctctctctctctctctctctctctctctctctctctctctctctctctctctctctctctctctctctctctctctctctctctctctctctctctctctctctctctctctctctctctctctctctctctctctctctctctctctctctctctctctctctctctctctctctctctctctctctctctctctctctctctctctctctctctctctctctctctctctctctctctctctctctctctctctctctctctctctctctctctctctctctctctctctctctctctctctctctctcttgacaCAAACGTACgggttttctttttatgttggGCTTCACAACTattttccaaacaaacaacactaCATGCGTGcgtaatttttgtaatttaaacaaataaatattttctcgtGGGTATACCTTTTGTAATTTCATCTAAAGTTtactactaattaattttgtcaCATAAAACATGCGGCCGCAGTATAAATCACAGCGCCACCATGAGTCCATCAACAACTTAATAGAGGGAGCTATCCTTGAAGCAGATGCAAAGGGTGTAAAAGTAATGAGTCTTGGCCTCATGAACAATGTAAGTTTATTTACTTCAAagctatcatatatatatatatatatatgaatattgaaTAACTATTGGATAAGTAACTAATTAACACACGATTAATAAGCGGGCGGAGCTAAACGGGTATGGAGAGATGTACGTGCAAAAGTATCCAAAGTTGAAGATAAGACTAGTGGATGGAAGCAGCATGGCAGCTGCGGTGGTGGTCAACAATATTCCTAAGGAAACCACAGAGATTGTCTTTAGAGGAAATCTCACAAAGGTTGCGTCGGCCGTTGTCTTTGCTCTATGCCAAAAGGGCGTCAAGGTGTATAAATATGAGAACTGGAATGTACTCATCTTCTCAAGCCAAACAAAAACTAACGTAGTAATTAATGTGTACGTATAGGTGGTATTGTTACGCAAAGAGGAACACATCAAACTCATCCAATCTGGGGTCGTCAAGAATCTGGTATTGTCTACAAACAAAAGTTATTACTCCCCAAAGGTGTGGTTGGTGGGGGATGGAATAGAGAAAGAAGAGCAGATGAAAGCAAAAGAAGGAACCCTCTTTGTCCCCTTTTCTCACTTTCCTCCGAAGAAACTCCGCAAGGACTGTTTCTACCACTCCACTCCAGCTATGCGTGTTCCCAAGTCTGCCCAAAACATCGACTCCTGTGAGGTACATATTTGAAtatgtatagatatatatatatatatatatatatatctgttacTTTTATATTAGAATTGATAGATGTATCATGTATGCATAGTGTAATGAATAAATTGTTGTTGTAGAACTGGCTTGGGAGGAGGGTGATGAGTGCCTGGAAAATAGGAGGTATAGTGCATGCACTTGAGGGTTGGGAGGAGCATGACTGCGGCAACACTTGCAACTTCTTCCGTCTCCACACCATCTGGGAAGCTGCTCTTCGCCATGATTTCCAACCTCTGATTCTCCCACCATCTCATCTATGAGCTTTtcatattcttatatatatccCCTGCGCGCCTTGATTAATCTACTTCTCTTCCGAAACTAAGCTTTGTTTTCATATTACATAACTAATTAAgcttttttgtgttatttatcATGTATTTTTATAGACTATATAAGTACTAGCTAGCTGCATCTTAATTATTTATGCTTGCTGCCATGTGCTTTACTACATATATATTCTATAGGATATGGACAAATAATTACATCGATTGATATACTCAATTagttaaaatttgaaaactacatatacattttttagaaacagtGATTTGATTACATCTAAACTAAAGCATTTGATTAAGTAGTGCTTGTGTGCATA
The genomic region above belongs to Camelina sativa cultivar DH55 unplaced genomic scaffold, Cs unpScaffold00633, whole genome shotgun sequence and contains:
- the LOC104773739 gene encoding uncharacterized protein LOC104773739: MVAGNPAHEMVSILNRNRTSQKLTNLNENPGLGCMALQYVEFCEGNCNVNNTLGCEPPEDDFTQVFAPNCGVELPTFGAITGHILGCSSKYVAPEVAFSDILFRDNKTLSVLRNRSHTEVGVGVARLHKGTFFWCLLFSDGGTNSSFALEDNGRGIKQRRGCYSGSAFPCSNAHMICMRLLNSFLGILLSSSCLFKQHLTS
- the LOC104773737 gene encoding uncharacterized protein LOC104773737, with amino-acid sequence MKNKVSLLESILLFLSLSELASSKFHGNPAHEMVSILNRNRTSQKLTNLNENPGLGCMALQYVEFCEGNCNVNNTLGCEPPEDDFTQVFAPNCGVELPTFGAITGHILGCSSKYVAPEVAFSDILFRDNKTLSVLRNRSHTEVGVGVARLHKGTFFWCLLFSDGGTNSSFALEDNGRGIKQRRGCYSGSAFPCSNAHMICMRLLNSFLGILLSSSCLFKQHLTS
- the LOC104773742 gene encoding protein CER1-like 1; this translates as MASKPGALTEWPWSPLGSFKYLLVAPFVMASMHSYVTVADEEKDFSRLMIVALMLWRIVHSQIWISVSRQRTAKGTRKIVDKPIEFEQVDRERTWDDQIIFNTLLMYLANIKLPGASHLPLWRLDGALLMALLHAGPVEFLYYWFHRALHHHFLYSRYHSHHHSSIVTEPITSVVHPFAEHIAYSLLFAIPMVTASLCGILSIVPIIGYMTYIDFMNNMGHCNFELFPKRLFHLFPPLKFLCYTPSFHSLHHTQFRTNYSLFMPIYDYIYGTTDKLSESLYERSLEREEDSPDVIYLTHLTTHDSIYQMRLGFPSLSSFPLWNRSPWYLTCFMWPFTLLCSFVLTSALSSRTFVFERNRLRHLTLHSHLLPKYSFHYKSQRHHESINNLIEGAILEADAKGVKVMSLGLMNNRAELNGYGEMYVQKYPKLKIRLVDGSSMAAAVVVNNIPKETTEIVFRGNLTKVASAVVFALCQKGVKVVLLRKEEHIKLIQSGVVKNLVLSTNKSYYSPKVWLVGDGIEKEEQMKAKEGTLFVPFSHFPPKKLRKDCFYHSTPAMRVPKSAQNIDSCENWLGRRVMSAWKIGGIVHALEGWEEHDCGNTCNFFRLHTIWEAALRHDFQPLILPPSHL